Proteins encoded together in one Syntrophales bacterium window:
- a CDS encoding S26 family signal peptidase → MNYIEKIKNWWLSSREQIATWSRKKRIVFIFLLALVIAGGALIPSRFAVTLSPSVNHRIFFIAKYTAGDTVKSGDYVMILFSSPLIENGKPQKVIKRVGCVPGEVLLNNDGEFSCYLPGDDEKPSCDGTLLGKAKEFSLKGERLPVFSHSGVVPEGKMFLIGSHKDSYDSRYFGFVNVKDILYVAHPII, encoded by the coding sequence TTGAACTATATCGAAAAAATCAAAAATTGGTGGTTGAGTAGCCGGGAACAAATCGCCACCTGGAGTCGGAAGAAACGGATAGTTTTTATATTCCTCCTTGCCCTGGTGATTGCCGGCGGCGCGTTAATACCATCCAGATTTGCTGTTACGCTATCCCCGTCTGTAAACCACAGAATATTTTTTATCGCTAAATACACGGCAGGAGATACGGTTAAAAGCGGGGATTACGTTATGATTTTATTTTCCTCGCCCCTCATTGAAAACGGTAAGCCTCAAAAAGTTATCAAACGAGTTGGTTGTGTGCCTGGGGAAGTCTTACTCAACAATGATGGAGAGTTTTCCTGTTACCTGCCCGGAGATGATGAGAAGCCTTCCTGTGACGGAACACTTCTCGGAAAGGCCAAAGAATTTTCGTTGAAAGGGGAGAGACTTCCCGTTTTCAGCCATTCAGGAGTGGTTCCGGAAGGAAAGATGTTCCTGATCGGCAGTCATAAAGACAGCTATGATTCCAGGTATTTCGGCTTTGTCAATGTAAAGGATATTTTATATGTTGCGCATCCGATTATTTAA
- a CDS encoding conjugal transfer protein TraF, with product MLRIRLFKNLAFLLVVGALVFLPLADDANANANANANADTGKDQGKVADEETYSGGNKGGWWWYEKEAVKPEPREKEKKLVEKEVPKHRIPNMDDYIVDKLWNMHPDDFQALLMDFQKKAVREPTESNVRDYYVMQDIARRKSLAFAHVASYVMQKYPRLNVASAAPLNAPGRNATVQARHEDTVNVLRDNKDDFALLYFTAPGCKYCDAQNGILVYFIQRTGWQVKRIDVQEQPDLAARFNIQTTPSIILIYRNSGDFFPVSAGVMDVATLELNLARGIQHLKGEMTPEQYGIYEHQKGGIFDPESILERKN from the coding sequence ATGTTGCGCATCCGATTATTTAAGAACCTTGCGTTTCTTCTTGTTGTAGGTGCCCTGGTTTTCTTACCCCTTGCCGATGACGCCAATGCCAATGCCAATGCCAATGCCAATGCTGACACTGGTAAAGATCAGGGCAAGGTGGCAGATGAAGAAACATATTCTGGAGGAAATAAGGGTGGCTGGTGGTGGTATGAGAAAGAGGCAGTCAAGCCTGAACCTCGTGAAAAAGAAAAAAAGCTGGTTGAGAAAGAAGTCCCCAAACACCGCATTCCTAATATGGATGACTACATTGTAGATAAACTATGGAATATGCACCCTGACGATTTTCAAGCCCTTCTAATGGATTTTCAGAAGAAAGCTGTTCGAGAGCCGACGGAAAGTAACGTCAGGGATTATTACGTTATGCAGGATATTGCAAGAAGAAAGTCTTTAGCTTTTGCGCACGTGGCAAGTTACGTGATGCAAAAATACCCCCGGTTGAATGTAGCATCGGCAGCTCCGCTGAATGCTCCCGGACGCAACGCCACAGTACAGGCAAGACATGAAGATACCGTGAATGTACTGAGAGACAATAAAGACGACTTTGCCCTTCTATACTTCACAGCGCCAGGGTGTAAGTACTGTGACGCACAGAACGGTATACTTGTATATTTTATACAGAGGACCGGATGGCAGGTAAAGCGAATTGACGTACAGGAACAACCTGATCTTGCGGCAAGATTTAATATACAGACGACTCCATCAATTATTCTGATATACCGGAATTCAGGCGACTTCTTTCCAGTATCAGCAGGCGTAATGGATGTTGCTACATTAGAACTTAACCTGGCCCGGGGGATACAGCACCTGAAAGGTGAAATGACCCCGGAACAGTACGGTATTTACGAACATCAAAAAGGCGGTATTTTTGACCCTGAATCGATATTGGAAAGAAAAAATTAA